A segment of the Methanomassiliicoccaceae archaeon DOK genome:
CATCGCATGGCTCATCAACCTGATCTTCCCCGGCAACTGCGTGTCCGAGTGGCTGGTCTCCGATGGAGCGAGCACCCTGTTCGCACTGATCATCTTCATGCTGATCATCTTCATCGTGGTCTTCGTCTGTACCCTGATATCCTTGTGGATGGAGCGTAAGTTCCTAGGAAGGATGATGGACAGAAGGGGAACCATGGTGGGTATGAAGGGATTCCTTCAGTGCGTCGCCGACGGTCTCAAGACCTTCATGAAGGAGAACACCATCCCCGGCAAGGTCGACAGGATGACCTACATGTGGACCGTGTCCCTGGTCATCGGTGTGTCCGTCCTCGTCGCATGCATGGTGCCTCTCTCCGCGAGATGGTACGTAGTCGACTACGACACCGGACTGCTCATCATCATGGCGTTCTTCGCCCTGGCTCCGTTCTTCATTCTCGTTTCCGGATGGGCGCAGAACAACAAGTACTCCCTGATCGGAGGAATGAGGGCAGCCGAACTCATGATCTCATACGAGGTCCCGATGCTCATCATGATCGCCACCACCGCCCTTCTGGCAGGTAGCTTCAACATCGGAGACATCGTCTACGCACAGAACGACACCGTCTGGTACTTCATCCCCCAGATCATCGGTTTCATCACGTTCTTCTTCTGCGCAACCGCGGAGTCCGAGCGTCTGCCCTTCGATATCGCAGAGGCAGAGGCCGAGCTGGTCGAGGGATGGCAGACGGAGTACGCCGGAATGAAGTGGGGTCTCATCATGCTGGCCGACTACTTCAGAGGCTACGTCGCATGCGCCATGGTCACAATCATGTACCTCGGTGGATGGACTCTGCCCTTCATCGGCGACGGACCCATACCTGAGATCGTGTTCCTGCTGAAGACATGGTTCGTGTTCTTCCTGATGATCCTGGTGAGGGCCGCTCTGGCTCGTGTCAGGCCCGATCAGATCCTCAACATCGGATGGAAGGTCTTCATGCCGCTGTCCGTAATCAACCTGGCAGTTGTTCTGCTGCTTAAGGTCGGAGGTGTGTTCTGATGACTATGAAATACCTTGACAAGTACCCGAAGAACCTGGCGAAGAGCCTGTGGGTACTCAAGCCCCAGTGGGCGGTGTTCAAACTGTTCTGCAAGAACATCATCCACAGGCCCGTCACAGTTCTCTACCCCTACGAGAAGGAGTGGGTCCCCGAGAACTACCGCGGACGCCCGGGACTCAGATACGACAAATGCGTCGGATGCGGCATGTGCGCACGCATGTGCCCCACCGCGTGCATCAAGATCGTGGACTCCGTCGACGACGACGGCAAGACCGTCAAGAGGCCACAGGTCAACATGGGCAGGTGCGCCATGTGCGGATACTGCGCCGAGTATTGTCCTGTGGACGCCATGACCGTCACGCCCGAGTACGAGATCGCGGAGTACACCAGGTACGATCTCCTCTACGGCCCCAGGAGGCTCAACTACGAGGGAACCACCGAGGGAATGGAGGTCAAGCTGGAGGTCACACTCCCGTCCGACATCGCCAACGGCAACCCCGAGAGGCGTGTCTCCCTGTTCGACCTGGACAGGCCCGAGCTGATCGACAGCAAGTGCATCGGATGCAAGAAGTGCGCCAAGGTCTGCCCCGTCAACGCCATCGAGATGGTGGAGAAGGGAACCAACGAGAAGACCGGAAAGCCCATCCTGCGCCCGGTGATCGACAACAGCAAGTGCATCTGCTGCAGCAACTGCGTGGACGACTGTCCCAAGGATGCTCTTGAGATCAAGGAGGTGCTCTGATGGGAGCGCTCATGGATTTGTGGAACGCGTTCTGGACCGGTCTCGGCGACTTCGGGCAGTACTGCCTGGCCAACCTGGACCTCGTCGCATTCCTGATACTGGCAGCAATCGCTGTCCTCGGAGCACTCTTCGTCGTCTCCGAGAAAGAGGTCGTTCACAGTGCGTTCTATCTCGCGCTCGTCTTCCTCTGTGTCGGGTTCGTGTACTTCTTCCTTGAAGCCGAATTCATTGGTGTGGTGCAGATCCTCGTCTACGTTGGAGCCATCACCATCCTGTTCGCGTTCAGCATCATGTTGACTAGGAGATACATCATGAAGAAGGAGGGTGAAGAATGACCGCAAAGAAGGTCGCGATTGGAGCGACAGTCTCCGTTATCCTCCTGGCCGTCCTCGTCGTCGGTATCGTCACCGTCGACTGGAACGATTACACCAGCAGCGATGTCCCGGAGTCCATCCCCGACATCGATCCCGACGGTCCCGACTCCATCTACGATGAGAACGGCGACCTCAGGGAGGACAGCCTTGCCTACACCGTCTTCGAGAAGTACGGTCTCGTACTGATCCCCCTGGCGCTGCTAATGTTCGGTGCCATGATCGGCGGTGTCTGCATATCTAGAGAGGAGGTTGAAGGCGATGATTCCGATTGAGTACTTCCTCATCCTCGGTGCCATCCTGTTCGTGATCGGCGCCTACGGAGTCGTAACCAAGAGCAACGCTATCGTCGTGCTCATGTGCATCGAGCTCATGCTCAACGCAGCCAACATCAACTTCGTCGCATTCGGCGCCTTCAACGCCGACGTGATCGGTCAGGCTTTCGTCGTCATGACCATCTCCGTCGCAGCAGCTGAAGTCGCTGTCGGAATAGCCATACTGCTCAACGCGTACAAGATGAGGAAGACAAGCGACCTCGACGACGCTGAGCTCACATCGATGAGGTGGTAAGGATGTTCATAGAATACACATATCTGGTGCCCCTCATCCCGATGCTCTGTTTCCTGATCATCGGCCTCGCCGGCAGGAAAACGCCCCAGAAAGGCGGATACATCGCAATAGCGGGAGCACTCATCTCGTTCATCATCGCCGCGCTGATCTCCTACGAGTACCTCACCGGCGACCAGTACCCCAACCCCGTGACCCAGTCCATCGAGTGGTTCTCGATCGGCGACATCACGATGCACCTCGGATACTACGTGGACGGCCTCACCTGCATGATGATGCTGTTCTCCTCGTTCATCTCCACCCTGATCTTCGTGTACTCCATCGGATATATGGGAGAGGAGGGACCCAGGAGGACGAGGTACTACGCCGAGGTCTCCCTGTTCCTGACCGGAATGCTCGGACTGATCGTCTCCAGCAACTTCCTGGAGATGTTCATCTTCTGGGAGGTCATGGGACTGTGCTCCTACCTGCTGATCGGATTCTGGTCCTTCAGGCACAACGATGGAGACGCTGCCTCCGCCAACGCGGCATCCGCAGCCAAGAAGGCCTTCCTGGTCACCCGTCTCGGAGACGTGTGCCTGATGGCCGGTCTGTTCATCCTGCTGGGCGAGTTCCAGAGCCTCGATTACACCACAATGTTCGACACCGCCAACATCGCGGCTGCCGACCCCAACATGCTGACACTCGGTATGCTCCTCGTCTTCGGTGGAGTCATCGGTAAGAGCGCTCAGTTCCCCCTGCACGACTGGCTGCCCGATGCGATGGCCGGTCCCACAACCGTCTCCTCTCTGATCCACGCCGCGACAATGGTCAAGGCCGGAGTCTACCTGGTCGCCAGGGGATACCCTCTGTTCGTCCAGAACCCCGAGGTCATGCTCTTCGTCGGTATCATCGGAGGAGTCACCGCAATCTTCGCCGCCACAATGGCGCTCAACAACATGAACATCAAGAAGGTCCTCGCGTTCTCCACCGTTTCCCAGCTGGGATACATGGTCCTCGCTCTGGGAGCCGGAGGTTACCTCATCGCTCTCGGACTCGACATGGGCGGAGCCGAGGGCACCGCGCTGATCACAGCCGGTGTCGCCGGATTCACCGCAGGATGCTTCCACATGATGAACCACGCCTTCTTCAAGGCCCTGCTGTTCATGTGCTCCGGATCTGTCATCCACGCCGTGGGCACAGAGGACATGAGGGAGATGGGAGGCCTCCACAAGCACATGAAGATCACATCGATCACGATGCTCCTCGGTTCCCTGTCCATCGCCGGATTCCCCTTCTTCAGCGGATTCTGGTCCAAGGACCTGGTCCTGGAGATCGCGATGGAGGCCGGACACGACGGAACCGTCTGGTTCACCGTCCTGTGGGTCCTCGGTGTCATCACCGCCTTCATGACCGCGTTCTACATGTTCCGCATGTGGTTCATGACCTTCATGGGAGAGGAGGGCCACGCCACGCAGCACTGCCACGGCGAGTCCCCCAAGACCATGACCGTGCCCCTGATGATCCTGTCCGTGTTCGCCGTCCTGAGCGGATTCCTCATCATGTTCGGACTCGACGGAGTCGTGTCCTTCAACGTCACCGATGCGGGATTCGTCGTTGGAGGTGCCCACGCGGAGGGATTCCACTACTTCACGGAGCTGTTCACCAACCCCTACACCTACCTGACCATCGTGCTCGCACTGCTCGGTATCGGAATCGCCTACCTCATGTACGCGAAGAAGACCGTGGACCCCGGAAAGTTCAACAAGAATGGACAGTCCTGGATCTACAAGCTCTTCGCCAACAGGTGGTACTTCCCCGAGTTCTACAACCAGGTCTCCTGGAAGCTCGGATACGGTGTCGCACGCGGCGTCAACTACGTCGACAGGCAGGTCATCGACGGAACCGTCAACGGTCTCTCCGGAGCCGTCGTCGGAGGAGGAGACTCCCTCAGCAAGATGCAGACCGGTCACGTCCAGGACTACTCCTCGGTCGTGCTCCTCGGTGTCGCAGTCCTGTCTGTGTTCCTGATCGTCATCGCCGTAATCATGGGAGGTATGTGAGATGGATATACCGATACTTTCCCTGCTCATCCTGATTCCCCTGATCGGAGCCATCGCGACTCTGTTCATGGGCGGTGAGAGGCAGAAATACGCGAAGTACGTGGCCGGAGTGTTCTCCGCCATCACGCTGATCCTCTCGCTCTACATCATGTTCGCAACGGACATGGGAGAGCTGTCCGAGTCCTACGCTTGGATCGACACGAGCTACATCGTGATCAACTTCGCACTCGAAGTCGACGGTCTCAGCATCCTGATGGTCTTCCTGACCGCTCTGCTGACTCTGCTGGTGGTCGTCTTCTCCGCAGAGGAGAAGGACAGGCCCAACTACTTCCACACCCTGGTCATGGCAATGGAAGTCGGACTCATGGGAGTCTACCTGGCGGCGGACTACTTCCTGTTCTACGTCATGTGGGAGATCACCCTGATCCCGATGTACTTCATGATCTCGTGGTACGGAGGTCCCAGGAGGCACTATGCCGCCATCAAGTTCCTGATCTACACGCACGTCGCGTCTCTGGTCATGCTGATCGGTATCTTCGCCATGGGATTCGAAGCCGGAACCATGAACGGAGGAGTCGTGGACTTCTCCTTCGACACAATCAACAGTCTGATGCCGCAGACCTCCGAGGCCTTCCAGGCGATCGTCTTCGCCCTGATGTTCTTCGGATTCATGGTCAAGATGCCTTCAGTTCCCTTCCACACATGGCTGCCCGACGCACACGTCGAGGCACCCACAGGAGGTTCCGTCCTTCTGGCCGGTGTCATGCTTAAGATGGGATCCTACGGTATCATCCGCGTCTGCCTCGAGGCCTTCCCTCTGGGAGCCGAGTACTGGCAGTGGCTGATCATCGCGATCGGACTGATCTCCATGGTCTACGGAGCCTACGCCTGTATCGCGCAGACCGATCTCAAGAAGATGGTGGCGTTCTCGTCCATCAGCCACATGGGAATGGTCATGCTCGGTATCGGATGCCTCTCCGACATCGGAATCACGTTCGCCATCTTCCAGATGTTCGCTCACGGACTGATCAGTGCAATGCTGTTCATGGTGTGCGGATTCACCGGACACGCTGTCGGAACCAGAGAGATGCCCCTCCTCGGCGGTCTCGCCGGAAGGATGCCCATGTACGCGACATTCATGATGATCGCATTCATGGCCTCTCTCGGACTGCCCGGTCTCGTCGGATTCTGGGGAGAGTTCCCTCTCGTCTACGGATTCTACGAGTTCATCCAGGCCAACGACATGCTCTGGCTCATCCTGTTCTGCCTGCTGACGCTCATGCTGACCGCAGGTTACTACATCTGGGCCATGCAGAGGACCCTGTTCGGACCCGAGACCACCAAGATCGACCTCGAGCACGTCCACGATGTCAGCAAGTGCGAGGCTGTCGCCCTTGCCGTCCTCGTCGTCCTCGTCGCCCTCTATGGAGTCTGGCCCGACGCCGCCCTCTTGTTCATCGACCCCTACGTCGATGGACTCGTGGCTTCCCTTGCGGAGGTGATCTGATGGTTGACATAACCGGAATCTTCGGAGATTACGCGGCCTTCGCGCCCATAATCATCCTGGCAATCAGCGCCCTGCTGCTTCCCGCAGTGCAGTTCATCGGAAAGAGGCGCACAGCTACCTGGGCCTTCGCCCTGGTGCTGACCGTCATCTCGATGATCGTCAACGGAATCATGCTCACCGACAACTTCGTCGGTGACGCCATGGGCCTGTACGAGTACAACGCGTACACAGGTCTGATGATCCTGCTGTTCCAGATCGTCCTGTTCCTGGCCGTGCTGGTCTCCAACGCCAGCACCGAGACGACCAGGATCCACGTCGGAGCCTACTACGCTCTGCTGACCGGAGCGACCATCGGTATGATGTTCGTTGCCGGATCCTCCGACCTGCTGACCATCTTCGTGGGAGTCGAGCTCACAAGTATCTCGTCCTACGCCCTGGTCACCATGAAGAGGAAGGATGGAAGGGCTGCCGAGGCCGGTGTGAAGTACGTGATCATCGGAGGAATGTCCACTGCTCTGACCATCTACGGTATTTCCATGCTGTATGGTCTGACCGGAACCACCGACATCTCCGCCATCGCCGAGACCACCCAGCTGACCGGAATGAACTGGATGTTCGCAATCGCGCTCATCTGTATGATCGCCGGTTACGGATTCAAGATCGCAGCGGTGCCCTTCCACATGTGGGCACCCGATGTGTACGAGGGAGCCGCCTCCCCCATCTCCATGTTCCTGGCAACTGGATCGAAGAAGATGGGTCTGGGCGTCTTCTTCCAGATCTTCCTGGTGATGTTCGTCGCAGGCAGCGCAACTGCCCAGATCGCCGGTGAGGAGGTCCAGTACCTCTTCGCCATCATCGCCGCGTTCACCATGACCGTCGGTAACATCGTGGCGATCGCCCAGAACAACATCAAGAGGATGCTGGCCTACTCGTCCATCGCTCAGGCAGGATACATCCTGATCGTCATGGCCGTCATGTCCGAGTACGCACTCAGCGCCGGTCTGTTCCACATGTTCACCCACGTGTTCATGAAGGGCGGAGCGTTCCTCATCGTCGGTGCACTCATCTGCGCCGGAATCGGTGAGAAGATCTCCGACTACAAGGGACTGGCAAAGAGGGCCCCGTTCATGGCAGCCGCGATGATGCTGTTCCTGTTCTCGCTGGCCGGAATCCCGCCTCTGGCAGGATTTACCTCGAAGTTCTTCCTGTTCTCCTCCGCCATCGGCGGTGTGGACGGAGTGACTTCCCAGTGGGTCTGGCTGGCCTTCATCGCCATCCTCAACTCGGCCATCTCGCTGTACTACTACGCGAGGGTCGTCAAGGCGATGTACATCGAGAAGGGACCCAGCACCGAGAAGATCAAGGTGCCCAAGATCTTCACTGTCGCCATCGCGATCTGTGTGATCTTCGTCATCGTTCTGGGAGTCTACCCCCAGCTGATCTTCGACTTCTGCGAGACGGCTGCGGCCGCCCTGCTGGGCTGAGAACGATCCAACAAACCTCTTCCCGAAACCTCTTCCCAAACGCTTTCCTTCTCTTCTTCGGATGTGCCAGCGGGCCCATGATATGTTTTAAGTACCGAATGATTATGACAAACCGATGTCTGAGCCGTGGCACTCCTGTATAGACGGGGAACTCGAGAAAGTCGAGGAAATCATGATGAGAGACCTCGAGTCCGAGAATCCCGAACTCACCGAGATGTGTCAGTACGTCGTAGCGTCGGGAGGCAAGCGCCTCAGGCCTGCGCTCTGCATACTCAGCTACGGTGCCGTTGGCGGCGAGGACATGATCACGCCGATCAAGGTCGGTGCCGCTTTCGAGATTATCCACAGTGCCACTCTCATCCACGACGACATAAACGACCAGGGTGAGATCAGGCGCGGCAGGAAGACCCTGCACAAGGAGTACACCATAAGCAAGGCGATTATCGCCGGCGACTACATGTTCGCCATGGGTTTCCGTCTTCTCGCCGCAGAGGCACCTCAGATCGTCTACTACATCGTGGATGCCTCAGCTGCCATGGGTGCGGGCGAGTTCGTCCAGAAGGACTTCGAGCATGCATCCAAGGTCAAGGAGGAGGACTACATCACCATCATCACCGGCAAGACCGCCAAGCTGTTCGAGGCGGCATCCAAGTCCGGTGTCGCCGTCGCCAACGCGGACAGCTCCATGCTGGAGGCCCTTGGGGACTTCTCGTTCAACATAGGTCTTGCTTTCCAGATAGTGGATGACACCCTCGATGTAACAGGGGATCCGCACAGCACAGGCAAGGCGGTGGGGACTGACCTCATCGAGGGAAAACCCACACTCCCTGTGATCTACGCGATGCAGGACAAGGTGCACGGTCCGAGGCTCGTCGAGCTCTTCGAGAAGGTCGACGTCACCATGGACGACGTCAGGGAGGCCCTGGAGCTC
Coding sequences within it:
- a CDS encoding polyprenyl synthetase family protein codes for the protein MMRDLESENPELTEMCQYVVASGGKRLRPALCILSYGAVGGEDMITPIKVGAAFEIIHSATLIHDDINDQGEIRRGRKTLHKEYTISKAIIAGDYMFAMGFRLLAAEAPQIVYYIVDASAAMGAGEFVQKDFEHASKVKEEDYITIITGKTAKLFEAASKSGVAVANADSSMLEALGDFSFNIGLAFQIVDDTLDVTGDPHSTGKAVGTDLIEGKPTLPVIYAMQDKVHGPRLVELFEKVDVTMDDVREALELIRATDSVKRCLARAEEYVDQAIRCLDPVPDSIYKNSLLSLAHYIVSRDR
- a CDS encoding 4Fe-4S dicluster domain-containing protein, yielding MTMKYLDKYPKNLAKSLWVLKPQWAVFKLFCKNIIHRPVTVLYPYEKEWVPENYRGRPGLRYDKCVGCGMCARMCPTACIKIVDSVDDDGKTVKRPQVNMGRCAMCGYCAEYCPVDAMTVTPEYEIAEYTRYDLLYGPRRLNYEGTTEGMEVKLEVTLPSDIANGNPERRVSLFDLDRPELIDSKCIGCKKCAKVCPVNAIEMVEKGTNEKTGKPILRPVIDNSKCICCSNCVDDCPKDALEIKEVL
- the nuoN gene encoding NADH-quinone oxidoreductase subunit NuoN — encoded protein: MVDITGIFGDYAAFAPIIILAISALLLPAVQFIGKRRTATWAFALVLTVISMIVNGIMLTDNFVGDAMGLYEYNAYTGLMILLFQIVLFLAVLVSNASTETTRIHVGAYYALLTGATIGMMFVAGSSDLLTIFVGVELTSISSYALVTMKRKDGRAAEAGVKYVIIGGMSTALTIYGISMLYGLTGTTDISAIAETTQLTGMNWMFAIALICMIAGYGFKIAAVPFHMWAPDVYEGAASPISMFLATGSKKMGLGVFFQIFLVMFVAGSATAQIAGEEVQYLFAIIAAFTMTVGNIVAIAQNNIKRMLAYSSIAQAGYILIVMAVMSEYALSAGLFHMFTHVFMKGGAFLIVGALICAGIGEKISDYKGLAKRAPFMAAAMMLFLFSLAGIPPLAGFTSKFFLFSSAIGGVDGVTSQWVWLAFIAILNSAISLYYYARVVKAMYIEKGPSTEKIKVPKIFTVAIAICVIFVIVLGVYPQLIFDFCETAAAALLG
- a CDS encoding NADH-quinone oxidoreductase subunit M, translating into MDIPILSLLILIPLIGAIATLFMGGERQKYAKYVAGVFSAITLILSLYIMFATDMGELSESYAWIDTSYIVINFALEVDGLSILMVFLTALLTLLVVVFSAEEKDRPNYFHTLVMAMEVGLMGVYLAADYFLFYVMWEITLIPMYFMISWYGGPRRHYAAIKFLIYTHVASLVMLIGIFAMGFEAGTMNGGVVDFSFDTINSLMPQTSEAFQAIVFALMFFGFMVKMPSVPFHTWLPDAHVEAPTGGSVLLAGVMLKMGSYGIIRVCLEAFPLGAEYWQWLIIAIGLISMVYGAYACIAQTDLKKMVAFSSISHMGMVMLGIGCLSDIGITFAIFQMFAHGLISAMLFMVCGFTGHAVGTREMPLLGGLAGRMPMYATFMMIAFMASLGLPGLVGFWGEFPLVYGFYEFIQANDMLWLILFCLLTLMLTAGYYIWAMQRTLFGPETTKIDLEHVHDVSKCEAVALAVLVVLVALYGVWPDAALLFIDPYVDGLVASLAEVI
- the nuoK gene encoding NADH-quinone oxidoreductase subunit NuoK, encoding MIPIEYFLILGAILFVIGAYGVVTKSNAIVVLMCIELMLNAANINFVAFGAFNADVIGQAFVVMTISVAAAEVAVGIAILLNAYKMRKTSDLDDAELTSMRW
- a CDS encoding NADH-quinone oxidoreductase subunit H: MYTYDSILNFINFHTDIMSNAYYPFETFNLPYAVSYGLWEIIGGAIAWLINLIFPGNCVSEWLVSDGASTLFALIIFMLIIFIVVFVCTLISLWMERKFLGRMMDRRGTMVGMKGFLQCVADGLKTFMKENTIPGKVDRMTYMWTVSLVIGVSVLVACMVPLSARWYVVDYDTGLLIIMAFFALAPFFILVSGWAQNNKYSLIGGMRAAELMISYEVPMLIMIATTALLAGSFNIGDIVYAQNDTVWYFIPQIIGFITFFFCATAESERLPFDIAEAEAELVEGWQTEYAGMKWGLIMLADYFRGYVACAMVTIMYLGGWTLPFIGDGPIPEIVFLLKTWFVFFLMILVRAALARVRPDQILNIGWKVFMPLSVINLAVVLLLKVGGVF
- a CDS encoding NADH:ubiquinone oxidoreductase subunit 6 (chain J), with the protein product MGALMDLWNAFWTGLGDFGQYCLANLDLVAFLILAAIAVLGALFVVSEKEVVHSAFYLALVFLCVGFVYFFLEAEFIGVVQILVYVGAITILFAFSIMLTRRYIMKKEGEE
- a CDS encoding NADH-quinone oxidoreductase subunit L, whose protein sequence is MFIEYTYLVPLIPMLCFLIIGLAGRKTPQKGGYIAIAGALISFIIAALISYEYLTGDQYPNPVTQSIEWFSIGDITMHLGYYVDGLTCMMMLFSSFISTLIFVYSIGYMGEEGPRRTRYYAEVSLFLTGMLGLIVSSNFLEMFIFWEVMGLCSYLLIGFWSFRHNDGDAASANAASAAKKAFLVTRLGDVCLMAGLFILLGEFQSLDYTTMFDTANIAAADPNMLTLGMLLVFGGVIGKSAQFPLHDWLPDAMAGPTTVSSLIHAATMVKAGVYLVARGYPLFVQNPEVMLFVGIIGGVTAIFAATMALNNMNIKKVLAFSTVSQLGYMVLALGAGGYLIALGLDMGGAEGTALITAGVAGFTAGCFHMMNHAFFKALLFMCSGSVIHAVGTEDMREMGGLHKHMKITSITMLLGSLSIAGFPFFSGFWSKDLVLEIAMEAGHDGTVWFTVLWVLGVITAFMTAFYMFRMWFMTFMGEEGHATQHCHGESPKTMTVPLMILSVFAVLSGFLIMFGLDGVVSFNVTDAGFVVGGAHAEGFHYFTELFTNPYTYLTIVLALLGIGIAYLMYAKKTVDPGKFNKNGQSWIYKLFANRWYFPEFYNQVSWKLGYGVARGVNYVDRQVIDGTVNGLSGAVVGGGDSLSKMQTGHVQDYSSVVLLGVAVLSVFLIVIAVIMGGM